A window of the Serinus canaria isolate serCan28SL12 chromosome 27, serCan2020, whole genome shotgun sequence genome harbors these coding sequences:
- the LOC127060885 gene encoding uncharacterized protein LOC127060885 — protein sequence MVGRLPGHSTGVLGRNSQPPVPLWTLDEPRDHSRRSRSRSVRRDGSCFPRRSRGMGEPGVATPGFGGGGQEGLGGIWELMVSASSSSAGFFPLQEFGFSHSEGLDSLPHQGFGSFSLRMFGFFLLQGFGFFPLQEFGFFCSKGLDFFFPAPRVWIFPLQGFGFFPLQGFGFFALQEFGFFSFQGSGFFLLQGFGSFSLKMFGFSHSNSLDFSIPRVWILPSSGVWIFSFHGFGFSQSKSLDPSLSKGLNLPSPRVWIFPFQGFGFFHSKGLDFFIPRVWILPTPRVWVLLTERVWIFPLQGLDFPSPGLGSPSPAAPGPVELPLCPSWDFGIRILGFWGQEAPEHQHCLPSPQCNPKIHILSGGHPKIHIFTLSILLRCNPKNHILTASSQV from the coding sequence ATGGTGGGGAGATTGCCTGGACATTCCACAGGagttttgggaaggaattctcaGCCTCCAGTGCCACTTTGGACCTTGGATGAACCAAGAGATCACAGCAGGAGGAGCCGATCCCGGAGCGTCCGGCGGGATGGGAGCTGCTTCCCACGGAGATCCAGAGGGATGGGAGAGCCTGGAGTGGCCACACCTGGAtttgggggaggggggcaggaagggctgggtggAATTTGGGAATTGATGGTGTCggcctcctccagctctgctgggttcTTCCCTCTCCAGGAGTTTGGATTTTCCCACTCCGAGGGTTTGGATTCTTTACCTCACCAAGGGTTTGGATCCTTCTCCCTGAGAATGTTTGGATTCTTTCTGCTCCAAGGGTTTGGATTCTTCCCTCTCCAAGAGTTTGGATTTTTCTGCTCCaagggtttggattttttttttcctgcaccaCGGGTTTGGATCTTCCCTCTCCAAGGGTTTGGATTCTTCCCTCTCCAAGGGTTTGGATTCTTTGCCCTCCAAGAGTTTGGATTTTTCTCATTCCAAGGGTCTGGATTCTTCCTGCTCCAAGGGTTTGGATCCTTCTCGCTGAAAATGTTTGGATTTTCCCACTCCAACAGTTTGgatttttccattccaagggtTTGGATCCTTCCCTCTTCAGGGGTTTGGATTTTCTCATTCCATGGGTTTGGATTTTCCCAGTCCAAGAGTTTGGATCCTTCCCTCTCCAAGGGTTTGAATCTTCCCTCTCCAAGGGTTTGgatttttccattccaagggtttggatttttccattccaagggtttggattttttcattCCAAGGGTTTGGATCCTTCCCACTCCAAGGGTTTGGGTCCTTCTCACTGAAAGGGTTTGGATTTTCCCTCTCCAGGGTTTGGATTTTCCCTCTCCAGGGttgggctctcccagcccagcagccccagggcctgtggagctgcccctgtgcccctcctgggattttgggatcaggattttgggattttggggtcaGGAGGCACCAGaacaccagcactgcctcccctcccctcagTGTAATCCCAAAATCCACATCCTCTCTGGTGGACATcccaaaattcacatttttactCTCTCCATTCTTCTCAGGTGTAATCCCAAAAATCACATCCTCACTGCCTCCTCTCAGGTGTAA
- the LOC127060891 gene encoding uncharacterized protein LOC127060891, with amino-acid sequence MPGGAGRGARAGAAAEGGGQGGRGPPSLPSLRPLRSAPALQWPPPPLPRPGAGVQAQALPPRADAAPAVPRPPPPPPQRYVAAAAAAAGPRGGARARVSVVVVGGGKWRGRAPCPDRCAAGARARVACRGVESAPARRERARAESEVEGPGRFWGGVCECACAEAGREQTVMWGERGGKHPAP; translated from the coding sequence ATGCCGGGCGGCGCGGGGAGGGGGGcgcgggcgggcgcggcggcggaGGGCGGAGGGCAGGGCGGCCGgggccctccctccctgccttccctccgGCCTCTCCGCTCGGCCCCCGCGCTCCAgtggccgccgccgccgctgcctcGGCCCGGGGCCGGCGTTCAGGCCCAGGCGCTGCCGCCGCGGGCGGACGCGGCTCCCGCTGTCcctcggccgccgccgccgccgccgcagcgcTACGTggccgccgccgcagccgccgccggtCCTCGCGGGGGCGCGCGCGCGCGGGTTtcggtggtggtggtggggggggggaaatggcGGGGGCGCGCCCCGTGCCCGGACCGGTGCGCGGCGGGAGCGCGCGCGCGGGTGGCGTGTAGGGGGGTGGAGAGCGCGCCCGCGCGGCGGGAGCGCGCGCGGGCCGAGTCGGAGGTTGAAGGGCCGGGAAGGTTTTGGGGGGGAGTGTGCGAGTGCGCGTGTGCGGAGGCGGGGAGGGAACAGACCGTGATGTGGGGCGAGAGGGGGGGGAAACACCCCGCACCGTAG
- the ZNF652 gene encoding zinc finger protein 652 yields the protein MSHAAKGEPPGAGMAQEGPPAFYPSQELDLSTKVYKRESGSPFSVLVDSKVSKGHLHEREEQPFFRESRAVGEVRAVKEDRENSDDSEEEEEEEDEVTYKREQIIVEVNLNNQTLNVSKGEKGVPSQSKETAVLKSSSEEEEGDSGEEATEDSNDYEENERQKKKEKRVEKVSVGQRRSRRAASAAAAAASPAPRATRGRRKSSEPPKRKKKAAKEPKAPVQKSKCEEKETLTCEKCPRVFNTRWYLEKHMNVTHRRMQICDKCGKKFVLESELSLHQQTDCEKNIQCVSCNKSFKKLWSLHEHIKIVHGYAEKKFSCEICEKKFYTMAHVRKHMVAHTKDMPFTCETCGKSFKRSMSLKVHSLQHSGEKPFRCENCDERFQYKYQLRSHMSIHIGHKQFMCQWCGKDFNMKQYFDEHMKTHTGEKPFICEICGKSFTSRPNMKRHRRTHTGEKPYPCDVCGQRFRFSNMLKAHKEKCFRVTSPGTSPGPGPAGPALLPGPCPAPPAAGAAALGLGPAAPPRPVPHPYGALALPPHGHHPHGHHPQHLPVPPVPHLPPPPALFKSEPLNHRGHGHGHGGDGFLRHLEKGSPAQPH from the exons ATGAGCCACGCAGCCAAGGGGGAGCCCCCCGGGGCCGGCATGGCACAGGAGGGGCCGCCCGCCTTCtaccccagccaggagctggacctGTCCACCAAGGTGTACAAGAGGGAGTCAGGGAGCCCCTTCTCGGTGCTGGTGGACAGCAAAGTGAGCAAGGGCCACCTCCACGAGAGGGAGGAGCAGCCGTTtttcagggagagcagagcGGTAGGAGAGGTCCGGGCTGTGAAAGAAGACAGGGAAAACTCTGACGactctgaggaggaggaagaggaggaagatgaagtGACTTACAAAAGGGAGCAGATTATAGTGGAGGTAAACCTTAACAACCAAACCTTAAATGTGTCCAAAGGGGAGAAgggtgtcccctcccagtccaaaGAGACTGCTGTCCTtaagagcagcagtgaggaagaggagggtgaCAGTGGGGAAGAGGCCACGGAAGACAGTAATGATTATGAGGAGAAtgagaggcagaagaaaaaggagaaaagagtgGAGAAGGTTAGTGTTGGccagaggagaagcaggagagcCGCctccgccgcggccgccgccgcctcgccGGCGCCCCGGGCCACGCGCGGCCGCAGGAAGAGCTCGGAGCCCCCCAAGCGTAAGAAGAAAGCTGCAAAGGAGCCCAAGGCACCTGTGCAGAAATCCAAGTGCGAGGAGAAGGAGACTCTGACCTGTGAGAAGTGCCCCAGGGTGTTTAACACACGCTGGTACCTGGAGAAGCACATGAACGTCACCCACAGGCGGATGCAGATCTGCGACAAATGTGGGAAGAAATTTGTGCTAGAGAGTGAGCTGTCCCTCCACCAGCAAACTGACTGTGAAAAAAACATCCAG TGCGTGTCCTGCAACAAATCCTTCAAGAAGCTCTGGTCCCTCCACGAGCACATCAAGATCGTGCACGGCTACGCCGAGAAGAAATTCTCGTGCGAGATCTGCGAGAAGAAATTCTACACCATGGCCCACGTGCGCAAACACATGGTTG CCCACACCAAGGACATGCCCTTCACCTGCGAGACCTGCGGCAAGTCCTTCAAGCGCAGCATGTCCCTCAAGGTGCACTCCCTGCAGCACTCGGGGGAAAAGCCCTTCCGCTGCGAG aactGCGACGAGAGGTTCCAGTACAAGTACCAGCTGCGCTCCCACATGAGCATCCACATCGGGCACAAGCAGTTCATGTGCCAGTGGTGTGGCAAGGACTTCAACATGAAGCAGTACTTCGACGAGCACATGAAAACCCACACTG GAGAGAAGCCCTTCATCTGCGAGATCTGCGGCAAGAGCTTCACCAGCCGGCCCAACATGAAGCGGCACCGGCGCACGCACACGGGCGAGAAGCCGTACCCGTGCGACGTCTGCGGGCAGCGCTTCCGCTTCTCCAACATGCTCAAGGCGCACAAGGAGAAATGTTTCCGtgtcaccagccctggcaccagccccggccccggccccgccggccccgctctGCTGCCcgggccctgcccggcccctcCGGCCGCGGGCGCCGCCGCGCTGGGGCTgggcccggccgcgccgccgcgcCCCGTCCCGCACCCCTACGGCGCCCTGGCCCTGCCGCCCCACGGGCACCACCCCCACGGGCACCACCCCCAGCACCTGCCCGTGCCCCCCGTGCCGCACctgccgccgccccccgccctgTTCAAGAGCGAGCCCCTGAACCACCGcgggcacgggcacgggcacggcGGCGATGGCTTCCTGCGGCACCTGGAGAAGGGCAGCCCGGCACAGCCGCACTGA